GCAAGGGATCATCTTAGCCGGCATAAGCGCAGGCTCGATTTGCTGGTTTGAAGAGGGTCTGACCGATTCCTATGGGGATTACCTCGAGCCTTTAACATGCTTAGGTTTTCTAAAAGGCAGCAACTGCCCCCATTATGATGGTGAAGCAGAGAGGCGGCCTGCATATACAAAGCTGATCAAATCTGGTGATATAAAACCTGGACTTGCTGTCGCTGATGGAGCAGCTCTCCATTATAAAGAGGACAAACTATCCAATATAGTAAGCTCAAGGCCTGAGGCGAAAGCGTATAAAGTTTATATGGACGAGGGTATAGTTGAAAAAGAACTTCAAGTAAAATATTTAGGATAAGAAAAAGAGGACAATGTGTGATTGTCCTCTTTACTTAACCTTTATGATGGAATGGACATTTTCCTTCAATCGGCTTAATGTCATCTCCAATAAACGACTGCTTCCATTCGTTATGATCCGGGTCTCCGAAGTGGCTGATATCTGGGTGCTTCGGCAGCCCATCCCATTTTTCTACACGTTCACGAACCTTTTCACGGGACATGATGCCGCCTTTTTCGGTGCCTTCAAGTCCTTGGAAAATCTTACGGGGCTGGAATCCTAAGATCAAGCTGTTGCCGAGATTCCGCGTCTTCCGCTGCTTATAGGCAGGCGCATTCCCAAATGCGAAAATCGGTTCACCCGCAAAGTGAAAGTCCCACAGAAAATGATCTGGATCTCTTGGAGCCTTTTTGGGCCAAGGGAACCGATCATTCCCATGCAGATACTGAAGGATGTCCCAGAACTGTGAACGATAAAATTCTAAACACTGCTCTTCCTCTTCAGGCTCTACAAAGATAAATAACCCGTGTCGTTTCGCATCTGGATCCTCAAAAAGCTGTAAGAAACTCTCGACAGCATCAGGGAGATGATCCCAATTATCGTGCTCAATATAGGCGTACCGCAGCTCACCCCTCAGGTGGCCGGTTCTGCCAAAGAAACATGGAAAAGTTTTATCGGTTACTATCTTGCTGAATGTCTTAAACTCTTCTTTCAGCCATTGTGGCAGATTGTCGCCTTGTTCGATCTCTTCTTTAGTAAGAAGGTAAGGACTTTGTTTCGTCAGCATGGTATTTCTCCTTTTAATGAAAAATGATTGTCAGTTTTTGTCTCCTGTGAAATGACTTTTACCTAAATAAGAACGAATCAAACCTCCATTTAATTCCTTTAAAAATAAAAAAGATTGTTGTGTCAGACTTCACCGAATACCATGTTTTTGCAAAACGAAAAAAACTTGCCGTGTGATTACAGCGGCACGCTTTTTAAATATCATCCATTCTTAATGACAGCCGCTGAAGTACTCGGAAGAGCCTTGGCATTCATTTTTTTCATATTCACTGTATGAATGATGATTCCAATAATAATAAAAAGGACACCAATAGAAGCTATATTGGTTGGCAGCGGACTTTTTAAAAGCAGCACTTCCCCAGCGATAACAAAGAGTATTTGAGTAGACTGCGTAGCTTCAACAGCTGCGAGTTTTCCTTGATGGTTTCTCACGCTGTTTGTGGCAATAAAAAATATGGTTGTTGCGATAACACCAGAACATAGAGCAACGACCAATGATTGAGTCATTTGACTGGCACTTGGCGGTCCGTTTGTAACAAAAGCAATACTGCTAATAATCAGCCAGAAAGGCAGGCTGGCGAGAGTCATCCCTAATACTCGCTGGAAGGTATCAAGCCTGCCGTCGCATAATTCCATCATTTTACGATTTCCAAGAGGATAAGCAAATGCTGCAATAATGACAGGTAAGATCCCGAATGTTATTTCAAGCAAAGATAATTCGCTCGCTTTTTGTTGTTGGATTAAGAGGACACCTAGTAAAATAATAGAAGAGATGGCTAATGCCCGGGTCTCAATACGATGCCTTTGCTGAACAGGGCCTTTTGATCTAACGACGGTGTGAGTAAACAAGGGAGCGAGTAATAGTCCTCCCACAATCGTGAACTGCCACGTTCCGGCCACCAGCCAGCCTGGTCCATAGGCAGCCGCATAGGTAAGAGGAGCATAAAACAGAACAAAGCCGACAAAACTCCATAAGAGCCAAGGGGCAGGATTATTTTTTATTTCAATAAATACCTGTTTTAATTTCTTCCTAACGAGTACAATCAATAGTAAAAAAGGAACCATAAAAAGGAATCTCAACGAAGAGCTCCACATCCAGCTTCCTCCTGATATTTCCATCGAACGATTCAAAATAAAAGTAACAGCAAAGAACATGGAAGATAAAATTCCAAGAGACAGCTCTTTCATGAAGCAGCTCCTTTCTTATAACAAATGTATATTATATTTATTTTTAAGTATATTATAATATACCGTTTAAAACTACATTTTTATAGTGAGGTTTTTAAATATGGATAAAAAAAGCACTTGGGAATCCCCTGAATTACTTTCAAAACAGGTGGGTTTAACTCTCAGAAGGATTCGAAATGAAAGAGGGATCAGTCTGCAGCAGCTTACTGAATTAACAGAGGTTAGTAAACTGACGCTTGGAAAAATTGAAAGAGGCGAAGCAAATCCGTCACTGACGATTATTTGGAAAATCGCTAATGGATTAAACATCCCGATTTCCTCTTTACTTGTAGAAAAAAGAGAAGTGCAGATCTCTAGGAAGAATGAAGGAAACAAAATTATGAGCACGGATAAATCCCTTGCCCTGGAGCCGATGTTTTCTACTTCAGGGTATGGCTCGCTGGAAACACATCGGGCTTTTTTAAAACCAAACAGCGAATATAAAGCTGATGCCCATCAGGACGGCGTCATCGAATATGTAACGGTAATGGAAGGCCGTGTAAACGTTAGAGTTCAACGGGAAGTATATGAACTGGACAAGTATGATTCGATTCAATTTAATGCAGACCAGGAACACGGGTACATCAATCCAGGCTCAGTTCCAGCGGTTCTTCACTTTGTAATGATTTATACGAATTCATGATTGCCTGCCGATCTTCATAGATTAGTATAATGAGGAGAGGTTGATCCCTCTCATAAGTCACAAGCTTAGGGAGCATTCTATGGAAATTATCATAAGTGCGGGTGTAACGATTGCAGCGGTGTCAGCAGCTTGTTTTTTTTATAAAAGAAAAGCAAAAAAATCTCCAACTCTCAGCTATCACTTTTCAAGAACAAGTCACTCCATAAAAAATGAACTTTTCAAAATCATTGATGATACTAACGAAACGCTCGACGTAGCCATCTTTTTATTGACCGAGCAGGACTTCGTCAGCCATTTGTGCCAGGCGACAGAAAGAGGCGTCAGAGTGCGGGTCATTTCGGATCGAAAAAAATCAGTCGAAGAAATGCAAAGAGCCAATATGAAAAAACTCATCGATTGTGGCGTTCCTGTAAAAGTAAACAATTATGATGGGAACATGCATCTAAAATTCATGATCTCAGATAAGCAGGTCGTTTCAGCAGGCTCCTACAATTGGACGCATTCCGCTGAACAGAGAAATGATGAAGTCGTCCTGATAATACGCGACAAAAAAATGGCTCGGGAATGGCATCACGTTTTTGACCAGAAGTGGAAGGACCTTAAACAATACTCAAGCTTCAATTTTTATGCCTATAAAAAAGGAGCATAGGAGCGGAGGGCGGCGCTGTTACTCTCGAAATTTTAGAAATACGCGCGAAAATAGCACATCCACTCGCAAAACGGCTATCCACAAGGTGTCCCCAAAGAGGGGCGCTTTTTTTTATTGTCTAGGAAATTATAAAATTCCAAGCTGTGGATATATATGTTTAAAAGAGCGACATCCAGCGCCTTTGTTATTTGCCTGCCTATTATTGGTTTTCCAGTTTGAGAGGAAATCCGGCCAGTCTTGTAGAATTTAATTTTATAAAAAAGGAGGAAGTGAGCCCAAAAACAAGCGATGGTTTTGGTAAGTTTAAACGAGTCTTGGCTCCATTATAAATGAAATAAATCGAGAGAGGTTTTTATATTGAACATTGTTGTAGACGATTTAACTGGATCTGAAGTAGCGGAACTGTTGAAGGAGCATCTCGAAAGTATGCGGAGCCATTCCCCTCCAGAAAGTAAGCATGCCTTGGATACTAAAGGATTACGAAAGCCGGAAATTACCTTTTGGAGCGCATGGGAAGAGGGGGAGCTGGTTGGCTTTATTGCGATGAAAGAGCTTAATTCCAAGCATGGAGAAATAAAGTCAATGCGTACTTCCTCGTCCCATTTAAGAAAAGGAATCGGCCGGAAGCTTCTTCAGCATATTATTCATGTCGCTAAACAGCGTGAATACAAGCGGATCAGCCTGGAAACAGGCTCGATGGAAGCTTTCCAACCTGCGAGAAAACTATATGAGAGCTTCGGATTTGAGTATTGTACGCCTTTTTCGGATTACAAAGAGGATCCGAACAGTAGGTTTATGACGAAGGAGCTTTTTTGAGCTTGATGTGGGAACTTGACCGGCGATCTTAACGGCTAAATTCGTACATGCAGACTGAAAAAGAAGAATGCCTACTTTTTCAGTCGCTCGTTCAGCATCTGATGAAATGGACAGTGGGAAATCGCAGTATCATCATCACGCAGGAAATACTGGCGCCATTCATAGTTGTCATCATCTCCGTATTTTTTTAAATCTGGGTGAGGGTCTGCGCAGTCATATTCGATCATCCGTTCTCGTATTTTATTTTTAATTTTGCCAGCATGTTTTTCATTTGAATAAAATTCCCGCAGCACCCATCGCGGCGTAATCGCCATCATAAAGTAGGGGAAGGAGCGGCTGTCTCTTCGTTCGTGGCTGGGAGTAGCGCAGTACATAAAATATGGCTCCCCGTGAAAGCAAAACTCCCATCCATTGTTATAAGGATCGATCGGAATGTGGGCGGGCCAATTCATTTCATCATGCTCGGTTAACTGCCTTATCTGACTCCAGAAAGCTGTCTCAAAGTCCTCTACTGAGCAGGTTTCTTTTATAACTTTTGGCGTATCAAAAAAGACGATTAAGGTCGCGTAGCTTCCGTAATCTCTTGAGTTTTGAGTAAAGGCTTTTAACAGTTGAGCCACATCTTTTGACGTGCTGTTATTTAAAAAGCTGCCAACAAAACCATACCTTAAGTGATTTAGAGCATGAGCCTGAGTTGCGGGGATGCACGGGAATTTGTGCTTTTTATCCATCATCTTGCGGCTGAACTTTTTTAAAGCGTCCATCTTCCATCCGCTCAGCTGCTTAATATCTTCATCCAATGAACTGTATAACTTCATCTTATCCCTCCTGGCCGATACTATAGGATAGATAAATGAAGGGATTAGGTGAATGCCTGCTTTAAATTGGGTAACTGTCTAAAAAACCAATCAGAATATTCTTGCAATTACTGAGGGGAAGGAATATAATATAAGGGAACGTTTGTTCTGTAAAAGGAGGAGTATCAATGATAGCAGGGATTCACCCATACTTAGTTTTAGATGGTAGAGGCCAGGAAGCTTTGAAATTTTATAAAGAAGCCTTAGATGCAGAAGTATTGAGTGTGCAAACCTTTGGAGAAATGCCTTCAGATCCGGAAAATCCGCTTCCCGAGGAAATAAAGGACCGTGTAATGAATGCTCAACTGAAAGTGGGAGGTTCAGATCTCATGCTTTCAGATACATTTCCAGGCCAGCCTTACCAATTAGGTTCACAAGTTAGTATTGCGATTCAAACAAACGATCATGAAAAAACGAAAGAAGTTTTTGACAAACTAAAAGAAGGCGGCACAGTTAATATGGAGCTGCAGCAGACGTTCTGGAGTTCTGCTTACGGACAAGTCACTGATAAATTCGGCGTCCTTTGGCAAATTAATACCCTGTCATAAGAAAGAAATGTCCTTCCTAAACAACTTCCTTTCTTGTGCACTTGGCATTTAGGTGCGAAATCATTTAAAATAGCATGAGGTCTTAATATTAGCTGTTACAAGGAAAAAGGAATATTTTTAGGAGGACAATCATGGAAGACTTACTTCAAGTAAAAGATAAAAATATCGTAATTATGGGCGTAGCCAACCAGCGAAGCCTCGCGTGGGGAGTAGCAAAATCTCTTCACAAAGCTGGAGCGAATCTCATTTTCACATATCGTAAAGAACGTTCCTTTGGAAAATTGGAAAAGCTTTTAAAAGAAACGGGCATTGATGCTAAACTTGTTGTTGAATGTGATGTGAACAGTGACGAAAGCATTAAAGGAGCTTTTTCAAAAATTAAAGATGAAGTGCAGACTATCCACGGAGTCGTTCATTCAATTGCTTTCGCCCATCAGGAAGACTTAAAAGGCGGTTTTGTGAATACGTCTAGAGATGGATTCGCCTTTGCGCAGGACACAAGTGCGTACTCGCTGATCGCTGTCGCTAAAGAAGCGAAGCCGCTTATGAAGGAAGGCGGATCTATCATTGCTATGTCTTATCTTGGAGCTGAACGAGTAGTTTCTGGATATGATGTGATGGGTGTAGCAAAAGCATCCCTTGAGGCTTCTGTTAAATACTTAGCCAATGATTTAGGCGAAGACAACATCCGTGTAAATGCAATTTCGGCTGGCGCGATTCGTACGCTTGCAGCTAAAGGAATTCCATCCTTCAACAAGGTTCTTCATCAGATCGAAGAGAATTCACCACTTAAGAGAAACGTAACCCAGGAAGAAGTCGGTGACATGACACTAGCCATGCTCAGCAATCTTTCCCGCGGAGTTACAGGTGAAATTGTATATGTAGACTCCGGTTACAACATTATGGGACTATAAGACAAGCAAACCGGCCATTTATTAATAGGAAAGAATGGCCGGTTTTTTAAAAATCATTAATAGTTATCATTTGTTGACGAACTGTTTTTTTGATTTTGAAGATAAATCCTCTGGAGTGTTGTGTGGATATTAGTTAAGCTAATTAATATAAACCCTAACATAATAAACGTTACAATCTCCCCTGTAAAAAAGGCAATGATTCCCAGAAGCAAAAAATACAACGTATTTCTCCAATTATTGAACATCATTTCCCCCCTTTTTTAATATCCGCCGTTCCCTGAACAGTGCTTTCATTCTTTCTTTAAGTGAATAAAGTTAAAAGATTAATAGAAATATTGCTTCCCCTGTAAGTATAAGCTGATTAGTCCCTATGTATGATTGCGATAGTCAACGTTTAGTCTAATACAACACTAGTCACCCAGCAAGACGAGTATGAAAGGCAGAGGAATTATGAAGTTTAAAAAACTACTAAAAGCAGCTGGATTGCTGCTATTAGGACTTTTTATGTTTATGTTCTTAAATAACAGTAATCTTTTTGTGGAAAGCCAAGAAGAGGAGCCGCTGCTGTTAGCCCATAGAGGGATGGGGCAGACATTTCCTATGGAAGGAATTATAGGGGATACGTGTACGGCTGAAAGAATTCATGAACCTGAACATCCATACCTGGAGAATACGATTCCATCTATGGAAGCAGCTTTTGAAGCGGGAGCGGATATTGTGGAGCTTGATATTCACCCGACTACAGATGGGAAATTCGCCGTCTTTCATGATTGGACACTGAACTGTCGAACTGATGGAACAGGAGTAACTAGAGAGTACACGATGGAGGAGTTAAAGCAGCTCGATATAGGCTATGGTTACACAGCAGATAATGGGAAGACGTATCCTTTTCGCGGAAAAGGGGTTGGTTTTATGCCATCCCTTGATGAAGTGCTCAACCATTTCCCTGAAAAAGAATTTCTCCTTCATATCAAAAGCGATGATACAAAAGAAGGGAAAGTATTAGCCGGCTATCTAAAAGAACAGCCTGAGGATCGACTGCAGCGTATTTCTGTATACGGAGGCGATCAGCCGGTTCAAACATTAAGAGAGCATCTCCCGGATCTTCGAGTCATGTCAAAGCAAATTTTAAAGAGCTGCCTGCTGAATTATGCAGCTGCAGGATGGACAGGCACCGTTCCTTCTGAATGCCAGGATACTCAGATCCATCTGCCTGAAAAGTTTGCTCCGTGGATGTGGGGGTGGCCCGGAAAGTTCGTAGAGCGGATGAATCGAGTAGATACCCGGGTCATTCTGGTAGCCGGGGACGGATCCTGGTCAGAAGGGTTTGATCACAGAGAAGATTTGGAACGACTCCCTGAAGAATATAATGGTGTGGTATGGACGAATCGTATAGATATAATCGCCCCGCTTCTTAAAGACGAATAAGCATCCAATGATCACTCCTATACGGTAGAAGCAGGTTAAAAGACGTCATTCTTAAATGATGTCTTTTTATAATGTTTATTAGCTGAATATTAAAAGAAGGATCAGTAGAAAGTGATTTTTAACCACAGCTTCTTACTAGAAAACTTAATCTTACAAGATTGGTGAAAATTGAATTCTAGTTTACTATGAGAGTAGAACAAACTTATTCATTCAAACGATAGCAGGTTTGGCATGTTAAATTAATCAAAGTAACTAAAGAAAGAAGTGGTTCCTATAAACGAAGTAAAAGAAAAAATAATTAATCACCATGTAGATATGATTCAATGGGTTCAGTCGCTGAGAGATATCTCAAAAGAAGAATGGTTCCATCCGATACAAGAAAATAAGTGGTGTAGTGCTGAGATCATCAGTCATTTCATTCCCTGGGATGAATTTATACTAAAAGATCGGATTCCTTATCTTTTTACGGATCGTCCCCTGCCAAAAGCTCCAGAGGCGCAGGCCTTGAATGAAAAAGCCGCCATGGAAGGAAGAAGGAGTGATCAACTTATTACTATCGATAGATTTGTGGAAATCAGAACCGTTTAATAAAAAGCTTAGAAAATATTGAAAGCGGTTTATGGGATCGGCCATTCAGGATTGGTGATAAGGAAGTAACCCTTTATCAATATCTTAAAGGGCTCGCAGAACACGATTTACACCATATGCAGCAAGTTAACAATTTTCTAAAACTATAGAGAGGGTTTATAAATTTGGTCGAAATTACCGGTGATAGAATGGTCTTAACAGAAGCATCTGAACAAGATATAGATGAACTATATAATTGGGTCCTTGAAGAAGAAGAGCAGGAGCCAAAGAAATGGAAAAACGGTCCCTATAGTTCAGAAGAGAAAAAGACAAAAGAAGAATCTCGTGGGAGGGATTGATTACCTTTTTGACGTAGCGAACTTACATAGATTAGGCATGTTCACTTGATCAGGAAACTCGTGAAGTCGAAGAATAAATAGGGATGAAGGAAGAGGCTGGAATAAAAGAAGCCCGTAACAGAGAGTATTATGACGTTGTGAAAATGGGAATTCTACGAAGAGAGTGGAAGGAAAGTAACTGATATGTCGGAAAATGTTTTTTCATGGATTTTATTGAAAATATATGTAATTTTATAAAAGTATATTATAATGAACATTAGTATCATATTAGGAGTGGGTAACGATCTATGTAATTGTGAGGGAATCAAATGGCAGTACTGTAACTTTAAAGGATACTTTAAAAAATAAAGATAAGGTCCTTTACGATGTCCGTTCCGCAGAGCTTTTGGCAAAAATATTAAACACTAACAAAAAACATAGCTCCTCGTGGAAAGTTCGAAGACATTATGACTCCTATGTAAGACTTTTATAGAGACAGACGATTCATTGATGTTTAAGCACTGTTCCCAGATGGGGAGGGTGCTTTTTTGTCGAATAAGTATGGGAAGGTGAAACCAGTAGGAAGGTCGAACGTAGTAAATAGATAGTCATTATAAAAACATTGCCAAACTGTATTCTGATGGCGGAAAAACTGCTGAAATTAGCGGGGGCGAAGAAAAGGTGCATATTTTTGATAGAACCGAGTTTACCTCCCCATTAGGAGACTCAGCGTTTTTACCTTAATTGCCATAAAAAGCTTAGGAGGATCAAGGTGTCCGAGGAATTAAATAGAGAAATCCTAGAAGAGCTAAAAAAGATGAATGAACGACTTGATAAACTAGAAAAAACAAAAGGGCTTTCACCCGCTATGAAGATCATTGCTTTGTTATTCGGTTTCTTAGTAATCGGACCAGCCGTAACCTTTTTTATCAGGCTTTACTGAATTAAAAAGGAATTTGCTCAGCAATAAACCACGTTTAAGAGAGGAGTGTTCCCATGTTCACATTAAAAGTAGATCAGGAGATTTCCTTAAAGCTGCTGGAAAAGAAAGACGCGAAAGAGCTGTTTACTTTGGTCGACCAGTACCGTACATACTTAAGAGAGTGGCTGCCATGGGTTGACAACATGAATCAGGAAACAGACTATGAACCTATCATCGAAATGTGGTTAAAACAGTTCGCTTCCAATGATGGCTTTCAAGCGGGCATTCTCTACAATGGAAAACTAGCCGGCATGGTCGGATTTCATGGAATCGACTGGTCCAATCGAAAAACGAGCATCGGCTATTGGCTGGCTGAGAATTACCAGGGGCATGGCATTATGACGAAAACGGTCAACGCTTTAATCGATTGCGCTTTTTCAGAATACGATCTAAACCGTGTGGAAATCCACTGCGGCGTAGAAAATTACAAGAGCCGAAGCATTCCTGAGCGAATCGGGATGAAGAAAGAAGGGGTTGTAAGGGAAGACGAGTTTCTCTACGATCATTATCTCGATACGGTTCTTTACAGTCTTCTTAAAAAAGAGTGGAAGCAGAGCGTTTAATGGCCGATTAAAGCCTAGTCACCTTTAAAAATTATATAGAAATATTATTAAACCATTCCGCTATAAGGGATGGTTTTTTTGAACTAAGGTTGAGCAAAACAAAGCCCTTTGGAATAATTAAAAATAAAGCATTTGAAAAACCTGGATGGATCAAAAACAGAATATAAATAAAAATTAG
This window of the Halobacillus sp. Marseille-Q1614 genome carries:
- a CDS encoding YqcI/YcgG family protein; amino-acid sequence: MLTKQSPYLLTKEEIEQGDNLPQWLKEEFKTFSKIVTDKTFPCFFGRTGHLRGELRYAYIEHDNWDHLPDAVESFLQLFEDPDAKRHGLFIFVEPEEEEQCLEFYRSQFWDILQYLHGNDRFPWPKKAPRDPDHFLWDFHFAGEPIFAFGNAPAYKQRKTRNLGNSLILGFQPRKIFQGLEGTEKGGIMSREKVRERVEKWDGLPKHPDISHFGDPDHNEWKQSFIGDDIKPIEGKCPFHHKG
- a CDS encoding phospholipase D-like domain-containing protein is translated as MEIIISAGVTIAAVSAACFFYKRKAKKSPTLSYHFSRTSHSIKNELFKIIDDTNETLDVAIFLLTEQDFVSHLCQATERGVRVRVISDRKKSVEEMQRANMKKLIDCGVPVKVNNYDGNMHLKFMISDKQVVSAGSYNWTHSAEQRNDEVVLIIRDKKMAREWHHVFDQKWKDLKQYSSFNFYAYKKGA
- a CDS encoding helix-turn-helix domain-containing protein; amino-acid sequence: MDKKSTWESPELLSKQVGLTLRRIRNERGISLQQLTELTEVSKLTLGKIERGEANPSLTIIWKIANGLNIPISSLLVEKREVQISRKNEGNKIMSTDKSLALEPMFSTSGYGSLETHRAFLKPNSEYKADAHQDGVIEYVTVMEGRVNVRVQREVYELDKYDSIQFNADQEHGYINPGSVPAVLHFVMIYTNS
- a CDS encoding peptidase E; protein product: MRQIIALGGGGFLMEPENPLLDQYILNQSTNPKPKICFIPTASGDSPDFIKRFYNFFEKQECETSHLSLFKPPTRDFESFILEKDIIYVGGGNTKNLLALWKEWGLDYILKKAWQQGIILAGISAGSICWFEEGLTDSYGDYLEPLTCLGFLKGSNCPHYDGEAERRPAYTKLIKSGDIKPGLAVADGAALHYKEDKLSNIVSSRPEAKAYKVYMDEGIVEKELQVKYLG
- a CDS encoding multidrug resistance efflux transporter family protein → MKELSLGILSSMFFAVTFILNRSMEISGGSWMWSSSLRFLFMVPFLLLIVLVRKKLKQVFIEIKNNPAPWLLWSFVGFVLFYAPLTYAAAYGPGWLVAGTWQFTIVGGLLLAPLFTHTVVRSKGPVQQRHRIETRALAISSIILLGVLLIQQQKASELSLLEITFGILPVIIAAFAYPLGNRKMMELCDGRLDTFQRVLGMTLASLPFWLIISSIAFVTNGPPSASQMTQSLVVALCSGVIATTIFFIATNSVRNHQGKLAAVEATQSTQILFVIAGEVLLLKSPLPTNIASIGVLFIIIGIIIHTVNMKKMNAKALPSTSAAVIKNG
- a CDS encoding YqcI/YcgG family protein; this translates as MKLYSSLDEDIKQLSGWKMDALKKFSRKMMDKKHKFPCIPATQAHALNHLRYGFVGSFLNNSTSKDVAQLLKAFTQNSRDYGSYATLIVFFDTPKVIKETCSVEDFETAFWSQIRQLTEHDEMNWPAHIPIDPYNNGWEFCFHGEPYFMYCATPSHERRDSRSFPYFMMAITPRWVLREFYSNEKHAGKIKNKIRERMIEYDCADPHPDLKKYGDDDNYEWRQYFLRDDDTAISHCPFHQMLNERLKK
- the fabI gene encoding enoyl-ACP reductase FabI, translated to MEDLLQVKDKNIVIMGVANQRSLAWGVAKSLHKAGANLIFTYRKERSFGKLEKLLKETGIDAKLVVECDVNSDESIKGAFSKIKDEVQTIHGVVHSIAFAHQEDLKGGFVNTSRDGFAFAQDTSAYSLIAVAKEAKPLMKEGGSIIAMSYLGAERVVSGYDVMGVAKASLEASVKYLANDLGEDNIRVNAISAGAIRTLAAKGIPSFNKVLHQIEENSPLKRNVTQEEVGDMTLAMLSNLSRGVTGEIVYVDSGYNIMGL
- a CDS encoding VOC family protein — protein: MIAGIHPYLVLDGRGQEALKFYKEALDAEVLSVQTFGEMPSDPENPLPEEIKDRVMNAQLKVGGSDLMLSDTFPGQPYQLGSQVSIAIQTNDHEKTKEVFDKLKEGGTVNMELQQTFWSSAYGQVTDKFGVLWQINTLS
- a CDS encoding glycerophosphodiester phosphodiesterase family protein; this encodes MMKFKKLLKAAGLLLLGLFMFMFLNNSNLFVESQEEEPLLLAHRGMGQTFPMEGIIGDTCTAERIHEPEHPYLENTIPSMEAAFEAGADIVELDIHPTTDGKFAVFHDWTLNCRTDGTGVTREYTMEELKQLDIGYGYTADNGKTYPFRGKGVGFMPSLDEVLNHFPEKEFLLHIKSDDTKEGKVLAGYLKEQPEDRLQRISVYGGDQPVQTLREHLPDLRVMSKQILKSCLLNYAAAGWTGTVPSECQDTQIHLPEKFAPWMWGWPGKFVERMNRVDTRVILVAGDGSWSEGFDHREDLERLPEEYNGVVWTNRIDIIAPLLKDE
- a CDS encoding GNAT family N-acetyltransferase, whose amino-acid sequence is MFTLKVDQEISLKLLEKKDAKELFTLVDQYRTYLREWLPWVDNMNQETDYEPIIEMWLKQFASNDGFQAGILYNGKLAGMVGFHGIDWSNRKTSIGYWLAENYQGHGIMTKTVNALIDCAFSEYDLNRVEIHCGVENYKSRSIPERIGMKKEGVVREDEFLYDHYLDTVLYSLLKKEWKQSV
- a CDS encoding GNAT family N-acetyltransferase, whose translation is MNIVVDDLTGSEVAELLKEHLESMRSHSPPESKHALDTKGLRKPEITFWSAWEEGELVGFIAMKELNSKHGEIKSMRTSSSHLRKGIGRKLLQHIIHVAKQREYKRISLETGSMEAFQPARKLYESFGFEYCTPFSDYKEDPNSRFMTKELF